The following nucleotide sequence is from Nautilia sp. PV-1.
ATCGTATTTTTCTTTTGAAACTTTATGTTCCATGTACAATCTTTTAAATTTTTTATAGTCGTTTTTTAATTTTTGCAGTTTGTATTTCATTGCGTCAATAGAAAATGCCATGGCTTCTATGTTTTTTTGCAATTTGTCTTTTTCATTATTCAAAAGATTTAAATTAGTATTTATATCGTTAGAAAGTTTTTCTTTTTGTATAACGGTCGCTTTTATTTTGTCTTCTAAAGCATTAATGTTATTTTGCAGTTCTTTTTTTTGAAATATAAGCTCTTTTGTTTCAAGCTTAGCAAGAAGCTGTCCTTTTTTAACATTATCGCCCTCGTTGACATATATTCTTTCTATTTTTCCCGGAAGTTTAAAGCTCAAAAAAGTAAGAGAATCCGATTTCACAAATACGGCGTTGCTTTCGGCATAATTTTTGTTAAAAACTATATATTTATACAATCCAAAGACACCTGCAAGTATCAAAATAATAAAAGTAAAAAGTGCTATTTTCTTTTTCATAAACTAACCTTTTCGAGTAATTTAGAGAATTTTAGCAGAGTTGTGTTGATATGTCAATAAAAGAGAAGGGAGAATATTTTATTTTTTTAATTTATATATTCTCACAAAAGGGTTTTCTATTACCGGTTCGAATAAATTCTTGTCATAATTTCCTAAAAAGAACATCTGAACATATGTGGAATTAAATATATTTTTATCTACTATCAGAAGTTTATTTAAAGGTTTATACCATACGATATAAATATTAGAATCAGGATTAAAGCTTTGTTTTAAAAGCCTGAATTTGCCTGTTTTGTCATAGGTACTTATGTAAAACGTATTAATCGGAGCCATTTTATCGCCTATATGAAGCATGCCTCTCATATCCATCCACATACCATTTGCAAACTGGACTCCTTTATTATTGCCGCCTAAAACACTTGAAGGAATAATAAACGGCTGTTTCACTTTCCCGGTATTTAAATCAATATAGCTAAACACTGCAATGGTAGGATAGATATCCGCCATTCTAAACGGCAGATAAAAATAAATATCCCTTGTTTTTTTTGGAAGTTTGAAATTAGGATTGTTTAAAGCGTTTAAGAAATCATTAACGTCTTTATACCCGTATTTTTTCATCATATCAGGCAGGAAGCCTTTTGTTTTAAATTTTTTACCGAGTTCTCTGGCAACTTCTACTTTATCCGTATATTCTACATCTAGTCTTGCAATATTAGCTGCAGCCACCTGATTCCTGGTAAGAGCAAAACTTACAGGGAAATTTACCTCCCCGCTGTGTTTACCTCCGTCAATAAGAGTTTTGGTTCCCGCATAATACCTGATAGGATATCCGTAATCCCACCATGTTACCGTATAATCTTCCCTTGAAGCTATTTTTGAAAGTTTATCTAACGCAGCAACTTCCTGTTTCAAAAACGTAGTAGGAGTTTTATATACCAGTACATGGCTGATATTTGCATACAACGATCCTAGCAAAAACAATGTAATAACAATATATTTAGATACCTTTGCTATTTTATCGTCAATAAACAGTCTTGAAATATATTCAGCTGTTAAAAGAGCCAAATACGCAAATCCAAGAGCAAAAAACGGTACCGCGTAAATTGTAAAACGAAGACCGAGTTTGTGAGCCAACAAACCTATAACTACAGAAGGAAGCGAAATCGCCATTACCGGATATCTGATAATCATAAGCAGATACCCTATGCCCGAAAGTATAAACAGCGACCAGCTGCCGCTTACCCTATGAGCAACTACAGTATATGATATATGTGACGCTTCTCTTATGGTTTTAGCAACATTATAAAAATGCAATCCGCCTAAATCTTTATTCGACCTGTTAAAATAAGCCAAAAATTTCCCAATAAGAAGGTCAAAAGTACCACTGAAAGCCAACAAAATCAATCCAAGTATAAATAAAAACCATATATTTTTTTTAGTAAAAAAAACTTCTTTTTTTAACACAGCAATATACAAAACAATAAATATAAGTAAGTTTATATAATAAGGAAATTTTGAAAGAGTTATCATTACTATTGTTAAAAACAAAAATGACTGTTTTTCTCTTTTGAAAAAGTACGCATATACAAAGGCGAAAGCCACAATAGCAAGCAATACAGTCCTACAGCCTGGATACCAGCCTTCATAAAAAACAACAATAAGTGGAACTATCCACATCATTTTTTTATTATCATTAACAAAAAACTCAACCAGCCCCCAAAATACAAACACAAGCAGAGGTATTACGAGCATATCCGTATCATAATACCCAATCATAGAACGGTTATAATAACTCCATACTATTCCGCCGATCATTGCAGCTATAAATCCTAATATATCGTTTTTCAGACTTCTGCCTATCAAAAACAGCGGGATCACCACCAGCGAACCGAAAACAGTTGGAAGCCAAAGAATAACCTGATCAAGCGTCAAAAACGGGAAAATTTTCACAAATAACGCCGTAATAATACTCGGCAGTGAATGATAAGGGTTAAGATCGCCAATGATATGCGAATGATTTAAAAATTCCTTAGCACCTGCCGCATAAGAATAACCGTCCACATTATTTATCATAAGAGTACCATGCCACAGAAACTCTTTAATATGACTCGCCCAGTTATAATAATAAAGTCTTACAACAATTGAAAAAATATAAGCCGTCAATATCATAAAAAACGCTATTTTATTTGAAAATCTAATTTCCTGAATATTTAAATTTTCTTTCATTCTACCCCTTTTTTTAAATATTTGTTATTATAGCAATAATTTACATATCTAAAGGATGATATTGATAATTTTAGGAGATAAATACAAGCTTAATAAAATTGAATTAAATCAGATTCAAAAAAAATACAGCCCTAATCATATTTCATTAGAAAACAAATCAACTGAACAAATTATTAAAGAATTATCAAAATTATGCAAAAACCAAAAATATAAACTAATTATTTTGAATACCAAAGCCAATATACCGGATGAACTTATAAAATATCTAACTTCACTAGAGTTGAAAGGCATTAAATTCCTTACAATAGAACATTTCCTCGAAAAATATTTAGGCAAAGTATATATCCCGAGAGACGGCAGCAATATTGATTTTTTAGATCAAATCAAATCATATAAACAAAAACAACTTTTAATAAAAAGAATCATAGATTTTTCTATATCCATTCCTCTTGGAATAATTTCTATGCCGATTATGCTTTACGCTGCTTACAGAATCAAAAAAGAATCTCCCGAGGGACCTGTAATATTTAAACAAAAAAGAATAGGTTTAAACGGCAAAGAATTCGTATGTTATAAATTCAGAAGCATGGTACCGGATGCGGAAAAAGGCAAACCAAAATTTGCCAGCAAAGACGATCCTAGAGTATTTAAATGGGGGGCATTTATGAGAAAAACCCGTATTGACGAACTTCCCCAGCTCTGGAATGTCATAAAAGGAGATATGCACCTAATCGGTCCGAGACCAGAGAGAAAATACTGGATTGACATATTTGAAAAAAACATTCCTTATTATAATTTAAGACATATAGTCAAACCCGGTATTACGGGATGGGCACAGGTATGTTATCCATATGGAGCTAATGAAGAAGACGCCTATCAGAAACTGCTTTACGACCTCTACTATATCAAAAACTGGTCATTTTGGCTGGAAATGAAAACTATTTTCAAAACTATATTAGTAATGTTCGGTAAAAAAGGAATTTAATATTTTTTCAACCCATAATACGCATAATTCATAAAATAATACATACTCTGAAATATATTTAATTTTTCCACTTCTCTGTAAATTTTCCATTGATACATCGCGGCTTTTAATTTATTGGAAGAAACGGAATTTTTTCTTATTCTGTAAATTGCAAGTGGTTCTGTTATGCCTTTAGTTGACTTGATTTGCTTTAAAATTTTAAGCCAAAGCCCATAATCTTGCCTTTTTAAAATATTCGGCATATACATTTTTCCTATTTTATTCGTATCGTATATTGCAGTCAAACATCCAATGAAATTAGTTTTTAAAAGAGAACTATAATCAGCTAATACAGGAGGAATAAATACTCCCAAATCATTATCTTCTTCATCTATTAATCTATAAGCGCTATATGTAAAACTCAAATCATTTTCTTTCATAAATAATAACTGCTTTTCAAGTTTTTCAGGAAGCCATATATCATCGGCATCCAAAAAAGCTATAAATCTTCCTTTTGCTTGCTCAATTGCCATATTTCTTGCAATTGCAGGACCAGAGTTTTTTTTCAGTTTTATCAGTTTAATACGTTTTTCTTTTTGCATATAATTTTCAATGATTTCATTAGAATTATCTGGACTACAGTCATCCACGATAATCATTTCCCAATTTTCACACGTCTGATTTATAATCGATTCTATGGTTTTCGCTATAAATTTTTCGGAATTATATGATGGGGTTATTATTGAAACTAAATCATTTTGCATTGTTTAAAACTTCAGAATTTTTTAATATAAAATCATATACGTAGTCCACAGATAAATTTTTCAAACATTCTAAATTTTTACATTTTTTAAATCTGTCTGTTCCATAACAAGGCTGACATTCAAGCCCTAATTTAATAACATGAGCTTTTTTACTATAAGGCTTGGCTTTATAATCTTTTGCGGGTCCAAATATAGTGAAAATTTCTATATTTTCAAAACAGGAAGCTATATGCCCAAGTCCGGAATCAGTATTTATAAAAACATCGCAAACTGAGATTTCTTTCGCCAATCTATTAAACGGTAAATTTAATAATAATTTTGAATTCGTCATTTCAGCTACTTCTTGGCTTTCATTCTGTTCATCGGGACCGGAGAAAATTATTGTTTCAATATTACCGAAATTTGATTTTATTTTATTAATTAATTTTATAAATTTACTTTTTTCCCATCTCTTTTTTTCAAATTGTTTATTAGAACCTATATGAAATCCTATTTTTATATCTTTATTGAATAATTTTTTTTCATTAACCCCACAAATAAAAGGTTTTATTTTCTTTTCTTTACAACCTACTAACATCAAATTGTTTTCAACTCTGTGCAGTTTTTCTATATATTGGACTGTTCGTGTGTAAAATAAATTTTTAAATTTTTTATATTCTCCCACTCTTTCCTTTGCTCCGATTAAAAACGAAAACAAACCTCCTTTTAAAGAAGACGTTCCGCTTGTTACAAATGAAATATCATATTTATTTTTTCTTAAAAAGTAAACAGTCTTAATTATATTTTTTATATTAAAATCTGAAGTATAAATATTTTTAACAAAATCACAATTTTTTATAGGATTTATCGCAAATTTTTGAAAAACTACAAAATCTATTTCAGCTTTTGGATACTTTTCTTTAATTTTTTTTAATGCAGGAGTGAACATTATCATATCACCCATTCCATATGTATGAATAATCAATATTTTCATATTTTTGCCTTAATTTTATTCATTAAAGCCCTTAACGCGTACAATTTATTTTCTTGATAGCTTTTAAATTTTGAATAATATACATCAAATTCATCGTTAAATTCTCTTAAAACTTTTAACTGTTTTACAACTAATCTATGATAAAAGCCACTTGCCACATTGCCGTCTAAAGAATACAAAGACCAATAACCTAAATCATATAAAGATAAAATATTTAAAAGATTATTTATATTTTCATCAAATAAGCGCGTAAAACCACTATCAACTTTACTCAATTCACAAATACCTAAAACAGCTGAAATATATCCATTCAAAACACCGTTTAATTTTTTTGTAGGATATTCCTCATAAACAAACCCTTTTATACCTTTTTTCACAAAATTCCTTTTTACACCGTTACTATTTATGCCAACTTCCAAAAACTCACATGCTTTTATTGCCGAATACAGGTATTTATTTTCATTTGTATAATAATACGCTCTTATTAAGGAAGAGATGGCTAACCCTTGAGCCAATGCGGAAACCCAAGGGGAATTCATGTCTTTATATTTTGGATTTTTATGTTTAATTTTCCAACTTCCATCTTTTTCTTGATTTTTCAATAACCAGTCACAATGTTTTAAAGCTTTTTTTAACCAGATTTCACTTTCAGTCTTTCTCCATGCAATCCAGCAAGCTAAAGAATATTGAGCAATTTCCAATGCATGCATATGATATTTACCATCATAACCTAAAAACAAATAAATACCTTCGTCACTAAATTGACCTTTATATAACATTACCTTCTTTGAAATATCATAAAAATACAAAAATTTGTCTTTTTTAAGATTTTTTGATGATTCTAACGGATACAAAATATGCCAGTAATCCTCTACTTTATCTGTAAAATATTGCAAAACAGTCACTAATTTACCATGACTAAACATTTAAAACCTCATAATATATTTCAGTTATTCGTTTTATTTGTTTTTCTAATTTAAATATTTCTTTTGCCCTTTGTATATTTTTTTCTTTAATAAAAGAAATTTTGTTATTATCGTATTTTGACACTTCTAATATAGCTTTTTTTAATGCTTGAACATCGTTAGGAGGAACAATTATATTTCCATAACCAGTATCTATAATCTCTCTAACACCTCCCACATCACTGCCGATTAAAATTTTCCCTTTTGCAAGACCTTCTATTAAAACCGTTGGCAATGCATCAGCTTCAATAGATGTATGAATAACCACGTCTATTGAATTATAATAATTTTTAATATCATCAATAAAACCTTTAAATATTACCTTATCGGTAATTAACGTTTTGATCAATTCATTATATTTTTTATCGCTGCCTTCTCTCCCAACAAGTTCAAATACACATTTATTGCAATTTATATTATTTACAGCTTTTAAATAAACATCAACACCTTTATTTTTCAAAAAACTCCCCACAATACTAGAAAAAATCATCATCAACTCCATTATATACAACTTCAATTAATTTTTCATTTACACCATGATCAATCCAGTTTTTTTTAACCGCATTTGAAACAACAATAATTTTATCTGAACATAATGCAACATATTTATGTAATAATTTGAATATAAAACCTTCTCTTATCTCATGAGAATGAGCAATAAATTTAATTCCGAATAATTTAGCCCAAAATGCAAAATAAATATTTGAAGTCAATGAATTTGAATGTATCAAATTAATTTTTTCTTTTTTCATATTGTATACTTTTTTACCACTAATCACAAAAAGTTTCAAAGCTTTTAATAATGCTTTTAATCCTCTTTGAAGTTTCATTTGATATTGAGTGTCAAAAACTATCAATTTACACTCGTTACATTTTAAAGTTTCTACAAATTTAGTGTTTTTCGTATACACATAAACATCAAATTTACTCTTATCCAATCCTCTAATAAGTCTTTGTAATACTATCTCCCCACCGCTATATGCATCCATCACATTTATGTATGCTATTTTAATTTTCATAAATTACCCCATTCGCTTATATAAAACAATTATTTTCATTTAATTTTACTTGAATTTGGCTTTAAAATATTTTTTAAAAAATATTTTAAGTTTATATAAATATACAATATAACTATATTTATATTTTTTTTAGGTAAAAACAAAAAAAACTTTTTTAAATTTATTTTTTTCCCTTTAATAAGAAACAATTTGAACAATTGAAATTTTTTTTGATCTATATTCATCAAATGTTTATATTTTTTATAAAATAAAAAATATCCTTTTATTTTTAATTTAGATGAAGAAATTCTTTGCATATTATTGTTTTTATTAATTATCATCAAAGGTCTTTTAACTTTTTGAGCGTAAGGTTTTATTTGTAATAACCTAATCCACATATCGTAATCCTGAGCGGAAGGCAATTTTTCATCATATTTTCCAGCTTTAATTAAATTTTCCTTAGTAGTTAAAACCTGATTTCCCGTAAAATTGACATATAACATATCATTCAATGTCAATATATTTTTAAATTTAGCAAAATCTTTTTTCAACTTCTTATAGCCATCATCAAAATAAACTTGTGAAAACACATACGCATATTTATCATTATAAGATTCTACCAATCTTTTAACTCTATCAGGCAACATTTCATCATCATCATCTAATCCGGTGATATAATAACCGTTGGCTAAATCTATTCCTTTATTCCTTGCCACATTTGCTCCGGATTGAACAGATAATCTATAATAAATAATCGGATAATCAAAACTTTTAACTACCTCATAAGTATTATCATCTGAACAATCATCTACAACAATAAGCTCTATATTTTTATATGTTTGTTTAATAACGCTATTTATCGCTTTTTTTAATAATTGACTTCTGTTATGAGTAACTATAATTACTGAAACTAACTTATCATCCAATTAACAATCCTTTAATTTTAAAAATAATAACTCCTATAATAAAACTGATTATTAAAGGTTTAATTATACAAATCAAATATTCTATTAACTTTGCTCCGCATAATTTTTTAATTAAAAAATACCAAGCAGGCATTATAAGAACTATCTGTAAAACAATCCAAGCAAATGCAACTCCCATAATTCCCCTTGATGTTCCTATATAAATAGTAATCGGTATTAATAAAAACAATCCTATATTCCAATACATCTCATATTGTGGTTTTCCTTTTGCCAAAACTAAAGACCCTATAGGATTACCTATAGAACGTATTAAAGCATATATACTAAGTAATTGAAATAAAATATCGCCTTTTAGCCACTCTTTACCTAAAAAAAGCAAAATAATTTCTTTAGAAAAAATTATCATTAATATATAAATGGGAAAATTAATTATTGACAAATAATAAACTGTTTTTAAGTATATTTCTTTTAATTTTTCAGTATTATTTTGTATTTTAGCCATAGTAGGAAAAGTTACTCTTGTTACAATCGGATTTATAATCTGTGCCGGTCTCATAATCAACTGTTTAACGATGGTATATAAACCCAATGTTTCACTCCCTAATAATTTCCCTATAATTATAATATCAAACTGAGAATTAAAATAATTAATTATTCCATTTCCAATCTGATAAATACCAAAAATTATAAATTCTTTAACTTCTTTTAAATTAAAATAAATTTTTGGTTTATGATATTTTAATCCAAAAAAAACATATCCTAATGATTTAAGACTAATCACTAAAATAGTAGGATAAATTAAAGCATATATTCTAAATCCATTTATAGCTAAAATTATTGCCAAAATAAAACCAGAAAAAACTGCAAAAATATCTATTTTTGCAACAATATTAAACTTTAATTCTTTTTCAAAAAGAACTAAAAACTGTTTTCCAAAAGCTTGAATAATTATCACTATACTAACCAAAGGTATTAAGGTAGATAATAATTTCTGATTGTAAAATTTAGCTATCATTGGTGACAACAAAACAATTATTATAAAAATTAAACATGCAATAATAATATTTAACCAATATAAAGTAGATAATTGATTTTGAGTAACTTTTTGTTTATGAATAATAGCACTGCTTACACCCAAATCAGACAACATCCGACTAAATCCTATAACAACCATAATAATAGCCATAATTCCAAAATCAGATTTTTCTAAATATCTTGCTAAAATAGATATTTGTAACAATTGAACACCAGCACTGATTACAGTAGACAATGTTGTCCATTTTATTCCTCTTATTGCTTTTTCTCTTAAGTTCATAATTTAATTATTTAAAAAATTTTTTTATTTTATCAATTATTTTATTTAACTCATTAGTTTTTAAACCATAATACATAGGAAGCCTAAGTAATCTTTCGCTTTCTTTTGTAGTCCATTTATCAATTCCGTTAAATCGACCGAATTTTTTACCTGCTGGGGCTGAATGTAAAGGTATATAATGAAAAACAGTCATTATATTATTTTTCTTTAAATACTCTATAAGTTTTGTTCTTACTTCTAAATTTTCCACCTTAATATAAAACATATGAGCGTTGTGAATACATTCTTTTGGAATAGTAGGTAATTCTATATATCCTTTTTCTTCTAACTCTTTTAATCCGTTATAATAAATTTGCCAACTTTTAAGTCTATTTTTATTTATTTCATCAGCTTTTTCAAGTTGTCCCCAAAGATATGCGGCACTTAAATCATTCAACAAATAACTGCTGCCAATATCTACCCAAGTATATTTATCAACCATTCCTCTAAAAAACTGACTTCTATTTGTGCCTTTTTCTCTTATTATTTCAGCTCTTTCGCTAAATCTTTCATCATTAATAATCAAAAGTCCGCCTTCTCCACCGCTTGTATAATTTTTTGTTTCATGAAAACTATAACATCCTATATGTCCTATTGTTCCAAGAGGTTTACCTTTATAACTGCTCATCATCCCTTGTGCGGCATCTTCTATTACAAACAAATTATACTTATCTGCTATTTCCATTATTTTATCCATCTCACATCCAACACCTGCATAATGCACTGGAATAATAGCCTTTGTTTTTTCAGTTATAGCAGCTTCAATTTTTTCTTCATCTATATTCATAGTATCTGGACGAATATCTACAAACACAATTTTTGCACCTCTTAATACAAAAGCATTAGCGGTTGAGACGAAAGTGTATGATGGCATTATTATTTCATCTCCTGGTCTTATATCTATCAATATTGCCGCCATTTCAAGTGCCGCTGTGCAAGATGGAGTTAGCAGGGCTTTTTTACAATTTAATTTTTCTTCAAACCAACTTTGACATTTTTT
It contains:
- a CDS encoding STT3 domain-containing protein, whose product is MKENLNIQEIRFSNKIAFFMILTAYIFSIVVRLYYYNWASHIKEFLWHGTLMINNVDGYSYAAGAKEFLNHSHIIGDLNPYHSLPSIITALFVKIFPFLTLDQVILWLPTVFGSLVVIPLFLIGRSLKNDILGFIAAMIGGIVWSYYNRSMIGYYDTDMLVIPLLVFVFWGLVEFFVNDNKKMMWIVPLIVVFYEGWYPGCRTVLLAIVAFAFVYAYFFKREKQSFLFLTIVMITLSKFPYYINLLIFIVLYIAVLKKEVFFTKKNIWFLFILGLILLAFSGTFDLLIGKFLAYFNRSNKDLGGLHFYNVAKTIREASHISYTVVAHRVSGSWSLFILSGIGYLLMIIRYPVMAISLPSVVIGLLAHKLGLRFTIYAVPFFALGFAYLALLTAEYISRLFIDDKIAKVSKYIVITLFLLGSLYANISHVLVYKTPTTFLKQEVAALDKLSKIASREDYTVTWWDYGYPIRYYAGTKTLIDGGKHSGEVNFPVSFALTRNQVAAANIARLDVEYTDKVEVARELGKKFKTKGFLPDMMKKYGYKDVNDFLNALNNPNFKLPKKTRDIYFYLPFRMADIYPTIAVFSYIDLNTGKVKQPFIIPSSVLGGNNKGVQFANGMWMDMRGMLHIGDKMAPINTFYISTYDKTGKFRLLKQSFNPDSNIYIVWYKPLNKLLIVDKNIFNSTYVQMFFLGNYDKNLFEPVIENPFVRIYKLKK
- a CDS encoding exopolysaccharide biosynthesis polyprenyl glycosylphosphotransferase, whose amino-acid sequence is MILIILGDKYKLNKIELNQIQKKYSPNHISLENKSTEQIIKELSKLCKNQKYKLIILNTKANIPDELIKYLTSLELKGIKFLTIEHFLEKYLGKVYIPRDGSNIDFLDQIKSYKQKQLLIKRIIDFSISIPLGIISMPIMLYAAYRIKKESPEGPVIFKQKRIGLNGKEFVCYKFRSMVPDAEKGKPKFASKDDPRVFKWGAFMRKTRIDELPQLWNVIKGDMHLIGPRPERKYWIDIFEKNIPYYNLRHIVKPGITGWAQVCYPYGANEEDAYQKLLYDLYYIKNWSFWLEMKTIFKTILVMFGKKGI
- a CDS encoding glycosyltransferase family 2 protein gives rise to the protein MQNDLVSIITPSYNSEKFIAKTIESIINQTCENWEMIIVDDCSPDNSNEIIENYMQKEKRIKLIKLKKNSGPAIARNMAIEQAKGRFIAFLDADDIWLPEKLEKQLLFMKENDLSFTYSAYRLIDEEDNDLGVFIPPVLADYSSLLKTNFIGCLTAIYDTNKIGKMYMPNILKRQDYGLWLKILKQIKSTKGITEPLAIYRIRKNSVSSNKLKAAMYQWKIYREVEKLNIFQSMYYFMNYAYYGLKKY
- a CDS encoding glycosyltransferase family 9 protein, giving the protein MKILIIHTYGMGDMIMFTPALKKIKEKYPKAEIDFVVFQKFAINPIKNCDFVKNIYTSDFNIKNIIKTVYFLRKNKYDISFVTSGTSSLKGGLFSFLIGAKERVGEYKKFKNLFYTRTVQYIEKLHRVENNLMLVGCKEKKIKPFICGVNEKKLFNKDIKIGFHIGSNKQFEKKRWEKSKFIKLINKIKSNFGNIETIIFSGPDEQNESQEVAEMTNSKLLLNLPFNRLAKEISVCDVFINTDSGLGHIASCFENIEIFTIFGPAKDYKAKPYSKKAHVIKLGLECQPCYGTDRFKKCKNLECLKNLSVDYVYDFILKNSEVLNNAK
- a CDS encoding D-glucuronyl C5-epimerase family protein; this translates as MFSHGKLVTVLQYFTDKVEDYWHILYPLESSKNLKKDKFLYFYDISKKVMLYKGQFSDEGIYLFLGYDGKYHMHALEIAQYSLACWIAWRKTESEIWLKKALKHCDWLLKNQEKDGSWKIKHKNPKYKDMNSPWVSALAQGLAISSLIRAYYYTNENKYLYSAIKACEFLEVGINSNGVKRNFVKKGIKGFVYEEYPTKKLNGVLNGYISAVLGICELSKVDSGFTRLFDENINNLLNILSLYDLGYWSLYSLDGNVASGFYHRLVVKQLKVLREFNDEFDVYYSKFKSYQENKLYALRALMNKIKAKI
- a CDS encoding glycosyltransferase family 4 protein; the protein is MELMMIFSSIVGSFLKNKGVDVYLKAVNNINCNKCVFELVGREGSDKKYNELIKTLITDKVIFKGFIDDIKNYYNSIDVVIHTSIEADALPTVLIEGLAKGKILIGSDVGGVREIIDTGYGNIIVPPNDVQALKKAILEVSKYDNNKISFIKEKNIQRAKEIFKLEKQIKRITEIYYEVLNV
- a CDS encoding glycosyltransferase family 4 protein, giving the protein MKIKIAYINVMDAYSGGEIVLQRLIRGLDKSKFDVYVYTKNTKFVETLKCNECKLIVFDTQYQMKLQRGLKALLKALKLFVISGKKVYNMKKEKINLIHSNSLTSNIYFAFWAKLFGIKFIAHSHEIREGFIFKLLHKYVALCSDKIIVVSNAVKKNWIDHGVNEKLIEVVYNGVDDDFF
- a CDS encoding glycosyltransferase, which codes for MDDKLVSVIIVTHNRSQLLKKAINSVIKQTYKNIELIVVDDCSDDNTYEVVKSFDYPIIYYRLSVQSGANVARNKGIDLANGYYITGLDDDDEMLPDRVKRLVESYNDKYAYVFSQVYFDDGYKKLKKDFAKFKNILTLNDMLYVNFTGNQVLTTKENLIKAGKYDEKLPSAQDYDMWIRLLQIKPYAQKVKRPLMIINKNNNMQRISSSKLKIKGYFLFYKKYKHLMNIDQKKFQLFKLFLIKGKKINLKKFFLFLPKKNINIVILYIYINLKYFLKNILKPNSSKIK
- a CDS encoding MOP flippase family protein is translated as MNLREKAIRGIKWTTLSTVISAGVQLLQISILARYLEKSDFGIMAIIMVVIGFSRMLSDLGVSSAIIHKQKVTQNQLSTLYWLNIIIACLIFIIIVLLSPMIAKFYNQKLLSTLIPLVSIVIIIQAFGKQFLVLFEKELKFNIVAKIDIFAVFSGFILAIILAINGFRIYALIYPTILVISLKSLGYVFFGLKYHKPKIYFNLKEVKEFIIFGIYQIGNGIINYFNSQFDIIIIGKLLGSETLGLYTIVKQLIMRPAQIINPIVTRVTFPTMAKIQNNTEKLKEIYLKTVYYLSIINFPIYILMIIFSKEIILLFLGKEWLKGDILFQLLSIYALIRSIGNPIGSLVLAKGKPQYEMYWNIGLFLLIPITIYIGTSRGIMGVAFAWIVLQIVLIMPAWYFLIKKLCGAKLIEYLICIIKPLIISFIIGVIIFKIKGLLIG
- the rffA gene encoding dTDP-4-amino-4,6-dideoxygalactose transaminase; this encodes MIPFNKPPYTGNEDKYVLEAMKSDKISGDGYFGKKCQSWFEEKLNCKKALLTPSCTAALEMAAILIDIRPGDEIIMPSYTFVSTANAFVLRGAKIVFVDIRPDTMNIDEEKIEAAITEKTKAIIPVHYAGVGCEMDKIMEIADKYNLFVIEDAAQGMMSSYKGKPLGTIGHIGCYSFHETKNYTSGGEGGLLIINDERFSERAEIIREKGTNRSQFFRGMVDKYTWVDIGSSYLLNDLSAAYLWGQLEKADEINKNRLKSWQIYYNGLKELEEKGYIELPTIPKECIHNAHMFYIKVENLEVRTKLIEYLKKNNIMTVFHYIPLHSAPAGKKFGRFNGIDKWTTKESERLLRLPMYYGLKTNELNKIIDKIKKFFK